The Synergistota bacterium genome includes a window with the following:
- a CDS encoding DUF167 domain-containing protein, which yields MGFRQGVLWIRISAPPIRGKANARLIEILADKLSIPKKGIRLLRGERSKDKLLEIEGLAEDEVFRALGS from the coding sequence GTGGGCTTTCGGCAGGGGGTTCTCTGGATCAGGATCAGCGCGCCTCCGATTAGGGGAAAGGCGAATGCGAGGCTGATCGAGATTTTAGCTGATAAGCTTTCGATTCCTAAAAAGGGCATAAGGCTTCTTAGGGGAGAAAGATCTAAGGATAAGCTTCTTGAGATAGAGGGATTGGCAGAGGATGAAGTTTTTAGAGCTCTTGGATCGTGA